The region AGACACCTTCTGCTGTCCTCATTAGCGAGCAGTTGGCGCAATTTGTCGACTTCTTCTCCATTGGTACCAACGACTTAACCCAATACACCTTAGCCGTCGATCGCGATAATCCTAAGGTTGCCAAATACTACAAACCGATCCACAAATCGGTGCTTAAACTCATCAGAATCACCATCCAAGAGGCGCAAAAGAGCCAAACCGATCTTAGCCTCTGTGGCGAGCTGGCCACCGATCTCTTGGCCGTTCCCTTGCTTTTAGGCATGGGACTTCGCGAACTTAGCGTCGGTTCCGCATCGCTCACCCACATAAAAGAGGTGATTCGCTTAACAACCATCAAAGAAGCGGAGGTTTTGGCCGATAATGTATTTAGCACCACCAAAACTTCCGAAATCGTGGAGCTACTCAAAGAGTACAGGGAGAGAATTTTTGCAAGAAAAAGTTATTAACACCATCCCCTTTGTCGCCATTATTGGTCGGCCTAACGTGGGAAAATCGACACTATTTAATCGCCTTGTGGGTAAGAAATTAGCCATCACCGACTCCATCCCTGGCTCTACGCGCGACATCGTCGAGCAAGAGATCTTCCTAGGCGATCGCGCCATCCTTCTTGCCGATACCGGTGGTAGGCGTGAGCGCACCGACAGTCATTTAGAGACGTTGGCAATCGAGCGTAGTTACTCTATCGATCAAAAGGCAGACCTCCTGCTCTTTGTCGTCGAGGCCATGGAGCTCTTGGCTGAAGATGAACAACTCATCGACTACCTGCGTCGCTACCAAGACAAAGTCATCCTCATCGTCAACAAGTGCGACTCCCACGAGCGCGATTTTATCGCCAACAACTACTATCAATATGGCTTTAAAGAGCTTATCATGATCTCCGCCGAACATGGTAGAAACATCGATCTCTTACGCGAAGCTCTCTACCAACACCTGCCCCCAGCACTGCCTGCTCCTGAAGAGCAAACAGACGAAACTGCGCCCATTCGTATTACGATTTTAGGCAAACCCAATGCTGGAAAATCCACATTAGCCAACCAATTGAGCCAAAGCGATCGATCGCTGGTCAGTGAGGTGGCAGGCACGACGCGCGACAGTGTCAAGAGTCATTTTCTCTTTGATGGGCAACCCTTTGAGATCATCGATACCGCCGGTCTACGCCGAAAAGCCAAGGTCAACGATCCTATCGAATTCTACTCTACGCGTCGTGCCGAGGCCTCGATTCGTGAAGCGGATGTGGTACTCCTGCTTATCGATGCGCAGGAAGGGCTTACCGATCAAGACAAAAAAATTGCCGATAAAATTATTTTGGAGAAGAAGCCTTTTCTCTTTGTCCTCAATAAGTGCGATCTGCTTGCCGAGCACCATCTCTATGAGCGCCATCGTGGTGATAGAACCAAACTTGCCGTGCAAAATCTCAAAGACGCCTTCCCCATCCTCAACTATCTCGCGGTAGTTCCCATCGAGGCTTCGCACAATCTTGGCTTAGATAAATTAATGAAGATGGTCAATACGGTCCATCGTCAGAGTTTACGTAAAATTGACGATACCGAATTCCAGCGTGCCTTACTCCAGTGGCGTGGCGATCTACTCCACGGCTCACCTTATCACAAAAGCCACATTCGTAGCATCCGTCAAGTGGGCGTGCAGCCGCCACGCTTCGTCGTACGCGTGCAAGGCAAGGCGCAACCAAATTATGTACGCTATCTCACAAACCGTATTCAAAAAGAATTTAGATTTAATTTAGTCCCTATTACCGTGGAGGTTGAACATGTATAAACGTTTAGTATCATTGGCAATCGCGAGCTTACTCTTGCTTTCTACTGCATTTGCGCAAAACGATATGAATTTCACCCAAGAACGACTCTTACTAGAGCAGTCTAATTTTGCCGAGAACTATGAAATACGCCAAAATTCGCGTAACATCATTAGTAGCACGCAATTTAACACCATCGATATTAGTGCGCGTATTTACACCCAAGAATCGTCTACCCATCGCGTACGTGTCTCCATTGTCCGCATGGACGACTTCTTCTATGTCATCTTTGCCAATGAGATCTTACCGATCATGCAAAATCCACGGCAAGCCAACCAATTTAACCCAAACCAAGAGAACACGAGCTACGATCTTCTCCTCTCTGATCGCTTTAAAATGGACGGACGTGGTACTTATATTATCAAAAAGCGTGTGCAAGATGGCACCATCGAACACATTAAGATCTATCTACAATCCGAATCCGAGAGCTATATCCTCATTACCCCCCAAGGTAGCAGTGAGATCAATCTCGATGTCTTTCTTTTTGAGACCCCTATTTATCGTAATGTACGTCTACCTATCAACTTGAACTCAGCCACCACCTTACCCTTCTCGCGCATCATGGCAAGCTCCAGCCACGTTATCGACTGGAATCTCCTCTTTCTTCCCCTTGCTAATCAAAACGCACGCCGAAGTTATCTCCAAAATGTTATTCGTCAAGTAGAGCTTCGCCTACCCGAACTCTCTTATGTTGCCGATGGCATGCAAAATAGTAACGGCACCCTCGTGCATGGACAGACCAGAGAGCCTCAACAAAATCAAACTGGGTTGGGTAATCTTGGCTTTGTTAAATGGATTATGGATGGCTTTTATTCCCCGCTTAATCAAGGTAAACTTAGCGATATTTCTTTATTACAGAACGACAATGAGCCACAACTCTCTAGCCTAACATGGAATCGCAACCTCTCCTACTTCATAAACAAATCGATCTTCTCTCGCCGTCGCATTCATATTGGTGAAGATGATGTGCGCGATACCCCCTTTCTCACCTACACCCCAGAGATCGGCTACCCGCTCTCTACCTTGCCGGCGGTTATCTACCTCGAAGCCATCCGTAGACCCGAAGCTATCTACCTAGGCTCCATCAATGAGGTGAGTGCTACCACCCAAAATCGCCGTGCCCACCTTGCTAGCATCGTGATTATTCCCTTCTTTAACGAGATGGGAAACCTTGAAACCACCGTCTTTTACAATAACCAAAAGATGACGTTAGAAGATCTTCATCGTAAGCATCGTGGAGCATTTATTCATCTACAGCGCATCACCACCAACAATACCACCTTCCAGCTTCCCCAAATCAAGAGTAATTAATTCCTTAACCTAAAAAGAAGAGAGGTCAATCGCGACCTCTCTTTGCTCTTGCAGTCCGCCATGGCTTAACAATGACCAAATTTCTCCATCAACAAATTTTCTCCCACCAAAATCGGATCAAAAAGAAAGCGTTCCTTCTTCTCCATCGTAGTTAGATAGAGCAAAGAACACTCGCTGGCATCGCTATTGGTAAGTTTGAGCGTAGGATTGAGCAATGTTCCATCCCGAAAGGTCAGCCAAGCCGAGAGGCGTTGCCCACGCTCCTCTACAGGGGTGTCGGCAAATTGACGTAATAAGTAATTATTCCAAGCCGGTGCATAAGGCTCCCCATTCTCGCGCAGCACATTGCCAATGGTAATAAGCACCGGCGACTCTTTTCCTTGCTCCTGAAAGAGATAGTAGAGCATCATGGCGACAGTAAGTGGATAGTTTTGCATTGCTTGAAAAATCTCAGGAAGCGAAATGGCGCGAGCATCTTGTCGCAACTCTTCATAATCACATGCCTCGAGGATCTTGCCACGCTGTTGGGCTACCATATTAATGGAAAAAAATTCAATCAAGCGTCGCTCCAGCACATTAATCGATTCGGTAAGCGGAGCCAAAAAGACATTATCCTGCTTTTGCAAAAAATCAGTATAGAGATGCACCTTATCCCCGCCAAAAATCCCCCACTGTAAACTGCGCGCTATCGCCCGTTGAAATCGCACATAATAGTCGTAATCCATCTATCCATCCTCTTTCAAAATATTCGTCATATCTGTTGCTTTACATAGACAAGGGTTACTGCGCTGGCTAAATCACCTTCATAACTCAAGGCGCTCTCCACCTGATATAATCGCACTTGCTCGCCCATCGTTCCAGAAAAGTGCCAGATTGGCTTTTTTTGCCTAGCGGTTAAAGGGGATAGGAGCTCTGCTTCATAGAGATTCCACGAAAAAAGCCCCAATCCTAGCGCCTTACTCAACGACTCCTTAGCCGCCCAGCGTCCCGCCAAATACCGCGAGGCATGCACTCCGCGCGCCTCGGCTTGTAGCAACTCATGTTTACCAAAGATACGTCGTAAAAAAGCCTCTCTTTGCAGAAGAGGCTCAAAACGACTAATCGCACAGAGATCATGCCCGAGGTGTAGCATGCATGCTCGCCTCTTCGAGTAAGGTCAATTGCTCCAGAAAAAAGCGCTCGGCCTCTTGGGCATCACCACTAAAGATACGCTCCTCTTTGCGGTAGACAAAGACCTTATTCCCCGCACCCGTAATTGCCAAATCAGCATGTCCGGCCTCCCCTGGTCCATTGACCACACAGCCCATCACTGCCACGGTAAAATCGCCCTGCATGCCATAAAGACGCTCTTCAATCTTCTGGGCAAAGTAGTGGGTATCAAACGAATTACGCGCACACAACGGACAAGAGACCAACTTAGGCATGCGTCGCTCATCAATTTTTAAAAGAGAGAGTAATTGCCGCGCGGCCATCACTTCATACTCAATGCGATCGCTAATACTGATGCGGATCGTATCGCCAATACCATCTTTAAGTAAACCACCCAAGTAAAAGGCACTCTGGGTAATTGCAGGAATCAACGTTCCTGCCTCAGTGATGCCCAAGTGAATCGGGTAGTCGCAAGATTTAGCCAAGAGACGCACCGCCTCATCGACATACTCAGGGTTGCTATCCTTCACCGAGATCACAATATTCTCAAAACCGATACGCTCAAGCACTTCCACCTCATCCAGCGCACTCTGTACCAGTGCCTTCGCGCGATTAGGCTCATCCTTCAGTGAGCTCAATAGAGAGCCACCATTTACCCCGATACGAATCGGCACCCCCTTATCCTTAGCCTTAGTGGCCACCTCAAAGACCTTGCGCTCCATGCCGATATTACCCGGGTTGATGCGTAGTTTCGCGATCGGAAAGTCCAACGCGCGCAATGCAATGCGATAGTCAAAGTGAATATCGACAATCAGTGGCATCTTGAGCTGTGGTGCCAACGCTCCCAACAGCTCCACATCGCTTAAACGAGGCGCGCCAAAACGAATGGCATCGCAACCCAACTCTTTCAAGTTATTAATGCGCGTAACCAACGCATCATCTATTGTATTAATAGGGCGATCCCACATCGTCTGTATCGCCACGGGATTGCTCCCGCCGATGGCAATATCTCCAATCTGAACAACCCTAGAGATTCTTCTCTTTTGTACCATTGAGTAACTCCCTCACAATTTGAGCAGAACGACGCGAAGCTAACTCAAGAAATTCTTCATAACTCATCTGTGCTTGACCATTAGCCTTATCGCTTAGCGCACGAATGACAATAAAAGGAGTTGAACAAAGGCTCGCCACATGAGCAACCGCCGCCCCCTCCATCTCTACGGCAAGCGCATCGGGAAAGTGATGCAATAACTTCACCACATCCGCCTCTTGTGCGATAAATTGATCGCCAGAGAGGATAATACCTCGCTGTAGCGAGAAGTCGCGTACTCCCGATTCGCTCAATAAGGCCTCAAGTTGACGTGAATCCTTCGAGACAAAAGAGCTCGACATCCCCGGAACTTGCCCCAGAGCATACCCAAAGGTACGTGCATCCACATCATGGTAGATCAACTCATCACTGATGACGACATCCCCTACCGATAAGCCATCAACTAGACCACCAGCCACGCCCGTGTTCACCACAAGATCATAGGATTGGGAGACCAATAGCAACGCAGTAGCGACACCGGCATTGACCTTGCCAATGCCCATCTGCACTAATGTAATAGCGACCCCATCAAGCTCACCATCCACCGCCTCAAGCCAAGGAGCAACCAAGCGCGTACTGGGGTTTCTCATCTTCTCCAAAAGGAGGCGACGCTCTATCTCCATCGCCGCTAAGATCAATATGCGGTGCTTCACGCTCTTTCTATCCTACTCTTTTGTAGCAGAGATCGTGCTTTGGATCTCTACGGCATTACGAATGGCGCTGTGTGGGCGCTTCAACTCACGGCTAACGCGGGTAATTTTACAGAGACTCACCCCTAAATCGGTAGCGATTTGCCTCTGGGTCGTGCCCTTGTACAGCATTTTGGCGATATCCCAACGCTTGGATATATCGACAAATTCCTTATCGGTAATGACTTGACGGATTAAATAATACATCTCCATCGGTGGGAATTGTTGTAGAATACCCACAAATTCTCTTAAATTAGCCTCGATCTGCTCTTGTTCCTCTTCCATACTGAAAACTATTATACACAAAAAGCAAATTAAAGTCAAATAAGAAAAGGGCAAACTCTTGTCTATTTGCAAAAAAAAAACTATAATAGACGGTATGAATATTCTAAAACGGACGTGGGAGAAGATTACCACGAAATCGCGTAATTACTCGGACAATATTCTCAAGACAGCAGTGAAGGAGATGCTCTTTCGCGGGCGCATGGAGAGCATGCTGGTGCTGGATGCGATGCAACGTGAGTCGCGCTTGATTATGCTATTGAATGCGATTTTATTGGCTTTTGCCATCTATTTTAATGATTATACAAAATTAAGCAAGTCACTGGCCTTTACCATTTATGCGCTCTTGCTCCTACGGCTCATCATCAATATGACAAAAATGTCCCTT is a window of Entomospira culicis DNA encoding:
- the der gene encoding ribosome biogenesis GTPase Der, which translates into the protein MQEKVINTIPFVAIIGRPNVGKSTLFNRLVGKKLAITDSIPGSTRDIVEQEIFLGDRAILLADTGGRRERTDSHLETLAIERSYSIDQKADLLLFVVEAMELLAEDEQLIDYLRRYQDKVILIVNKCDSHERDFIANNYYQYGFKELIMISAEHGRNIDLLREALYQHLPPALPAPEEQTDETAPIRITILGKPNAGKSTLANQLSQSDRSLVSEVAGTTRDSVKSHFLFDGQPFEIIDTAGLRRKAKVNDPIEFYSTRRAEASIREADVVLLLIDAQEGLTDQDKKIADKIILEKKPFLFVLNKCDLLAEHHLYERHRGDRTKLAVQNLKDAFPILNYLAVVPIEASHNLGLDKLMKMVNTVHRQSLRKIDDTEFQRALLQWRGDLLHGSPYHKSHIRSIRQVGVQPPRFVVRVQGKAQPNYVRYLTNRIQKEFRFNLVPITVEVEHV
- a CDS encoding holo-ACP synthase, whose amino-acid sequence is MLHLGHDLCAISRFEPLLQREAFLRRIFGKHELLQAEARGVHASRYLAGRWAAKESLSKALGLGLFSWNLYEAELLSPLTARQKKPIWHFSGTMGEQVRLYQVESALSYEGDLASAVTLVYVKQQI
- the ispG gene encoding flavodoxin-dependent (E)-4-hydroxy-3-methylbut-2-enyl-diphosphate synthase, with translation MVQKRRISRVVQIGDIAIGGSNPVAIQTMWDRPINTIDDALVTRINNLKELGCDAIRFGAPRLSDVELLGALAPQLKMPLIVDIHFDYRIALRALDFPIAKLRINPGNIGMERKVFEVATKAKDKGVPIRIGVNGGSLLSSLKDEPNRAKALVQSALDEVEVLERIGFENIVISVKDSNPEYVDEAVRLLAKSCDYPIHLGITEAGTLIPAITQSAFYLGGLLKDGIGDTIRISISDRIEYEVMAARQLLSLLKIDERRMPKLVSCPLCARNSFDTHYFAQKIEERLYGMQGDFTVAVMGCVVNGPGEAGHADLAITGAGNKVFVYRKEERIFSGDAQEAERFFLEQLTLLEEASMHATPRA
- a CDS encoding 5'-methylthioadenosine/adenosylhomocysteine nucleosidase, whose translation is MKHRILILAAMEIERRLLLEKMRNPSTRLVAPWLEAVDGELDGVAITLVQMGIGKVNAGVATALLLVSQSYDLVVNTGVAGGLVDGLSVGDVVISDELIYHDVDARTFGYALGQVPGMSSSFVSKDSRQLEALLSESGVRDFSLQRGIILSGDQFIAQEADVVKLLHHFPDALAVEMEGAAVAHVASLCSTPFIVIRALSDKANGQAQMSYEEFLELASRRSAQIVRELLNGTKEKNL
- a CDS encoding Trp family transcriptional regulator, whose product is MEEEQEQIEANLREFVGILQQFPPMEMYYLIRQVITDKEFVDISKRWDIAKMLYKGTTQRQIATDLGVSLCKITRVSRELKRPHSAIRNAVEIQSTISATKE